A genomic segment from Legionella micdadei encodes:
- the icmX gene encoding type IVB secretion system protein IcmX yields MKSLSRIVLPGVLFFATSTSAFASDNSANQSLNDLTNYLLNLGAYLGYNLQGPPSSTDSSGNQQPIAISQTLINNGAQTQLFSNFTINSYLGALLINSAVPNSSPIVSNTVSPNIPNATSLNAFANYTFSQPSPYSTAAQDTVSVSPLIDQPPYQTDPVSQAVLNILSTPDPSYCLNNAQTEIVSCTYPQGMLNTNKVIMNTVGTLPNTNNYFTYNQVQPLLAELNVNSLITPMLYSPQATAGTGTPTSAGASPLIPGGSNTQQQGLVATSPEQQAANFIRYATGAVSPMPMPNRNDYDALLLQTQNTNNPVQQAQAQATLANYLNSIRIYAAQSSVGVANLYYILSKRLPQNLSGNTSGQSGQITSQALNEFTMATWRLYNTDNSPNTQWVSQINNASAATVQKEMAILLAEINYQLYLSRQQQERILLTNTMLLIQNARASQPSPTFTAAGSSSASSASGAQ; encoded by the coding sequence ATGAAATCGTTAAGCCGCATAGTGTTACCTGGGGTTTTATTTTTTGCCACATCAACGTCTGCTTTCGCTTCGGATAATTCAGCTAACCAGAGTTTAAATGATCTGACTAATTATCTACTTAATTTAGGTGCTTATTTGGGTTATAATTTACAAGGCCCCCCCTCCAGTACCGATTCGAGCGGTAATCAACAACCCATAGCAATTAGCCAAACTTTAATTAACAATGGCGCCCAGACACAACTCTTTTCCAATTTCACTATTAACAGCTACTTAGGGGCGTTACTGATCAATTCTGCAGTACCTAACTCATCGCCGATAGTCTCAAACACTGTTTCACCGAACATTCCTAATGCTACCTCGTTAAACGCTTTTGCAAACTACACTTTTTCCCAACCATCACCCTATTCGACTGCTGCCCAGGACACTGTTTCAGTTTCACCGTTGATTGATCAACCCCCTTATCAAACTGATCCCGTCAGTCAGGCAGTTTTAAATATTTTATCAACACCAGACCCCAGTTATTGCTTGAATAATGCTCAAACAGAAATTGTCTCTTGTACTTATCCTCAAGGGATGTTGAATACGAACAAAGTGATAATGAATACAGTGGGAACTCTGCCGAATACCAATAATTATTTTACTTATAATCAGGTACAGCCACTTTTAGCTGAATTAAACGTAAATAGTTTGATTACCCCTATGCTTTATTCACCGCAAGCCACAGCAGGGACAGGCACACCAACTTCAGCGGGCGCATCACCACTTATACCCGGAGGCAGTAACACTCAGCAACAAGGCCTGGTTGCAACAAGTCCTGAACAACAAGCCGCGAATTTCATTCGTTATGCTACGGGTGCGGTCTCACCAATGCCCATGCCCAATCGCAATGATTATGATGCCTTGTTGTTACAAACACAAAACACAAATAACCCAGTACAACAAGCTCAAGCTCAGGCAACTTTAGCCAACTATTTAAATAGTATCAGGATTTACGCTGCCCAAAGTTCGGTTGGGGTTGCTAACCTCTATTATATTTTGTCAAAGAGATTGCCCCAAAATCTAAGTGGCAATACGTCAGGCCAATCAGGCCAGATAACAAGCCAAGCCTTAAATGAGTTCACTATGGCCACTTGGCGCCTTTACAACACCGATAACAGCCCGAATACCCAATGGGTATCTCAAATTAACAATGCTTCCGCAGCAACTGTGCAAAAAGAAATGGCCATTTTACTTGCGGAGATTAATTATCAACTCTATTTAAGCCGTCAACAGCAAGAGCGCATTTTGTTGACCAATACCATGTTATTAATACAGAACGCTCGCGCTTCTCAACCGAGCCCTACTTTCACTGCCGCAGGTTCTTCTTCAGCTTCTAGTGCCAGTGGCGCTCAGTAA
- a CDS encoding NAD-dependent malic enzyme gives MDYEQHIDKNGNPYFEVSTSDYKLILNPLLNKGTGFSNKEREHFKLFGLLPPEESTIVEQRNRSYKAFKSKETDLDKYIYLRDLQDSNETLYYSLLCEHITEMMPIVYTPTVGDACTNFSHIYRRPRGIFVAYPYRDRIDQILANPRFDQVKAIVVSDGERILGLGDQGAGGMGIPIGKLALYCACSGIHPSATLPVLLDTGTNNPELIKDPLYLGWRHERVRGKDYDDFVDAFVIALKKRFPHILLQWEDFALQNATRLLEKYRDQLCTFNDDVQGTAAIATGTLFAAVQVTGIPLTEQRIVILGAGTAGCGIAELIVHAMMEDGLSEQEARDHIFMVDRDGLLIEGMKNLLPFQQKLLKSKDIVANWHLENSNIISLKDVIKNLHPNALLGVSGQPGLFTEDLIREMAAHVKQPIIMPLSNPITHSEAKPSDLMIWTDNRAVIGTGSPFGNIVKNGQLFRVDQTNNVYIFPGMGLGLIAGKVKKVTDKMFMAAAKALADCSPAKGDPNANLLPPLTQVRDISFKVATAVLKEAIKSDLADDLSDQEIEECIQRHVWKPEYVPYIPKVKE, from the coding sequence ATGGATTATGAGCAACACATCGATAAAAACGGAAACCCCTATTTTGAAGTAAGTACAAGCGATTATAAACTTATCTTAAATCCTTTGCTAAATAAAGGGACTGGTTTTTCGAATAAAGAACGGGAACATTTTAAATTATTTGGTCTCCTACCCCCTGAAGAAAGTACAATCGTTGAGCAGCGCAATCGTTCTTATAAAGCGTTTAAGAGCAAAGAAACCGACCTGGATAAATATATTTATTTGCGCGATTTGCAAGATTCAAACGAGACACTTTATTATAGTTTGCTTTGCGAGCACATCACTGAAATGATGCCTATAGTTTATACGCCTACAGTGGGTGATGCTTGTACGAATTTTAGTCATATTTATAGACGGCCGCGCGGTATATTTGTAGCCTACCCATATCGCGATCGAATCGACCAGATCTTAGCAAACCCCCGATTTGATCAAGTGAAAGCCATTGTGGTATCCGATGGTGAGCGAATTTTAGGATTAGGGGATCAAGGTGCGGGTGGAATGGGAATTCCGATTGGGAAGTTGGCTTTGTATTGTGCTTGTTCAGGAATCCATCCTTCGGCTACTTTGCCCGTTTTATTAGATACCGGGACGAACAATCCTGAATTGATCAAAGATCCGTTATACCTTGGTTGGCGGCATGAGCGCGTACGAGGTAAAGACTATGACGACTTCGTTGATGCTTTTGTCATCGCCCTAAAAAAGCGCTTTCCTCACATTCTCTTACAATGGGAAGATTTTGCTTTACAGAATGCAACACGCTTATTGGAGAAATATCGCGATCAACTTTGTACTTTTAATGATGATGTTCAAGGTACTGCCGCAATTGCTACGGGCACTTTGTTTGCTGCTGTCCAAGTCACAGGAATACCCTTAACAGAACAACGCATTGTTATTTTAGGCGCAGGTACGGCTGGGTGTGGTATTGCCGAGCTTATCGTGCATGCTATGATGGAGGATGGTCTTTCTGAACAAGAAGCAAGGGACCATATTTTTATGGTCGATCGCGATGGGCTTTTAATCGAAGGAATGAAAAATTTACTGCCATTCCAACAAAAACTCCTAAAGTCCAAAGACATTGTTGCTAATTGGCACCTAGAAAATAGTAATATTATCAGCTTGAAAGATGTCATTAAAAATTTGCATCCTAATGCTCTGCTTGGTGTGTCAGGGCAGCCAGGATTATTTACTGAAGATTTAATTCGAGAAATGGCGGCTCACGTAAAACAGCCGATTATCATGCCTTTATCAAACCCCATTACACACAGTGAAGCTAAGCCAAGTGATCTTATGATTTGGACTGATAATCGTGCTGTTATCGGAACAGGAAGCCCTTTTGGCAATATTGTAAAAAATGGCCAGCTATTTAGAGTGGACCAAACCAATAATGTTTATATTTTTCCTGGTATGGGGCTAGGTTTAATTGCTGGAAAAGTGAAAAAAGTGACAGATAAGATGTTTATGGCTGCTGCAAAAGCACTTGCTGATTGTTCCCCGGCGAAGGGTGATCCTAATGCGAATTTATTGCCTCCACTCACTCAAGTAAGGGATATTTCATTTAAAGTTGCTACTGCTGTATTGAAGGAAGCGATTAAGTCCGATTTGGCGGATGATTTATCGGATCAAGAAATCGAAGAATGTATTCAACGCCATGTTTGGAAACCGGAGTATGTTCCCTATATACCCAAAGTTAAAGAGTAA
- a CDS encoding dienelactone hydrolase family protein yields the protein MILTEEIEYSDDETLCRGFLAYDDKNVHPKPCVLVVHDWGGRAEAFCNKAKQLANMGFVGFAVDMYGQAKLGKDKVEKRALMTPLRQDRKRLAARMVAAFNTVAALPQVDPKKIAAMGYCFGGLCVLDLARTGIDIKGVISFHGVLSAPKDTDLTPMSAKILVLHGYDDPLVLPDEVFQFAHEMTQRKADWQIHMYGQTAHSFTDPTANDDEMGLHYNSTADRRSWKSTELFLQEIFYEN from the coding sequence ATGATCCTGACCGAAGAAATTGAGTATAGCGATGATGAAACCTTATGCCGCGGCTTCTTGGCTTATGATGATAAAAACGTTCACCCCAAACCTTGCGTTCTCGTCGTTCATGATTGGGGCGGACGGGCTGAAGCCTTTTGTAACAAAGCAAAGCAGCTAGCCAACATGGGTTTTGTTGGCTTTGCCGTCGATATGTATGGTCAAGCAAAGCTAGGAAAAGACAAGGTGGAGAAACGAGCGCTGATGACCCCTTTGAGACAAGATAGAAAACGCCTCGCCGCTCGCATGGTTGCCGCTTTTAACACTGTCGCAGCATTACCTCAAGTGGATCCTAAAAAAATTGCTGCTATGGGTTATTGTTTTGGAGGGTTATGTGTTTTAGATCTCGCACGTACCGGAATTGATATTAAAGGAGTTATCAGTTTCCATGGGGTTCTTTCTGCTCCCAAAGACACTGATCTTACTCCTATGTCGGCAAAAATTCTGGTCTTGCATGGTTATGATGATCCGCTTGTATTACCTGATGAAGTCTTTCAATTTGCCCATGAGATGACTCAAAGAAAGGCTGATTGGCAGATTCATATGTATGGACAAACAGCGCATTCTTTTACTGATCCCACAGCTAACGACGATGAAATGGGTTTGCATTATAATTCAACCGCTGACCGTCGTTCCTGGAAAAGTACCGAGTTATTCTTACAAGAAATTTTCTATGAAAACTAA
- a CDS encoding acyltransferase family protein, translated as MKTNDGLIYPRYRADIDGLRAIAVLSVIGFHAFPKLFRGGFIGVDVFFVISGFLISTILFENLERESFSFIDFYKKRIKRIFPALLLVLSFCIVLGWFVLLPDEYTQLGKHIAGGAGFISNFLLWHESGYFDAAAETKPLLHLWSLGIEEQFYIIWPLLLWVTWKNRINLPAIIVIIALISFILNLKNVHSDAIAVFYSPQTRFWELLSGSLLAWLILNKQTFFAGLSQNSITWLNKISFKKLNANRATINHIMSMLGFLLIEYGIYQFTKADFPGFWALIPTLGAVLIIFAGSQAWINRVILSNRILIWFGLISFPLYLWHWPLLAFARIIEDEKPNKKIRIAAVIISIALAWLTYRLIEKPIRFGSSSSKLKAVLLLILMSFMGGMGTYIYTHQGFKSRFSNLNDLNELVTLIDYPYPSGRDYFCANLIPELKDFDFDGGCRLSKESAPTILFMGDSHTAHYYNAVWKQFPQESVLMIVQTSCLPFSSGYFLQGECKQKFDAILSFLKTNSTIKEVYLSGYWAYLMSGGFGETGERWRHAKAIDKEGAKSFKENGKHFFAQVLKTNKKIIFLKDIPDLNFNIKSCFKIRPFQLSSKIRDECWIDFADYTKRVADYDKIIDDLLADFPQVKIYDPRSLLCNNQKCIARDGKLPFYFNGDHLNHYGAELVIRDMLNKQQSKLA; from the coding sequence ATGAAAACTAATGATGGGTTAATATACCCAAGATATCGTGCAGACATCGATGGCTTACGAGCCATCGCCGTTTTATCCGTAATCGGCTTTCATGCTTTTCCAAAGTTGTTTAGAGGCGGTTTCATTGGTGTCGATGTTTTTTTTGTTATTTCTGGGTTTCTCATTTCTACTATACTGTTTGAAAATTTAGAACGAGAGTCCTTCAGTTTTATTGACTTCTATAAAAAGAGAATTAAACGAATCTTTCCAGCACTGTTGCTTGTATTAAGTTTCTGTATTGTTTTAGGGTGGTTTGTGTTGCTTCCTGATGAATACACTCAACTCGGTAAACACATCGCTGGTGGGGCTGGCTTTATTTCCAATTTTTTGCTTTGGCATGAATCGGGCTATTTTGACGCTGCAGCTGAAACTAAACCTTTGCTGCATTTATGGAGCTTAGGGATAGAAGAGCAATTCTATATCATTTGGCCTTTGCTTTTATGGGTTACATGGAAGAATCGCATCAATTTGCCTGCAATTATCGTCATAATAGCCTTGATTTCATTTATTCTTAACTTAAAAAACGTGCACTCAGACGCTATTGCCGTTTTCTATTCCCCACAAACCCGTTTTTGGGAATTATTAAGCGGGAGTTTACTTGCATGGCTAATACTGAATAAGCAAACTTTTTTTGCGGGTTTGAGTCAAAACTCAATCACTTGGTTAAACAAAATCTCTTTTAAAAAATTGAATGCGAATAGAGCAACGATAAACCATATTATGTCGATGCTAGGCTTCTTGCTCATTGAATATGGCATATATCAGTTTACAAAGGCCGATTTTCCTGGCTTCTGGGCATTAATACCTACTCTGGGTGCGGTGTTGATCATTTTCGCTGGTTCCCAGGCATGGATAAATCGCGTCATTCTCTCTAACCGTATTCTTATTTGGTTTGGCCTAATTAGCTTTCCTTTGTATTTATGGCACTGGCCTTTGTTGGCGTTTGCACGCATCATTGAAGATGAAAAGCCTAATAAAAAAATTCGTATTGCCGCCGTTATTATTTCAATCGCATTAGCCTGGCTTACCTACCGGCTAATTGAAAAACCCATTCGCTTTGGCAGCAGTTCAAGTAAACTCAAAGCGGTTTTGTTATTAATCTTAATGTCTTTTATGGGGGGTATGGGTACTTACATCTATACACACCAGGGATTCAAATCAAGATTTAGCAACTTAAATGATTTGAATGAATTAGTCACTTTAATTGATTACCCCTATCCAAGTGGTAGGGATTATTTTTGCGCTAATTTAATACCTGAGTTAAAAGACTTTGACTTCGATGGAGGTTGTCGCTTATCCAAAGAATCAGCACCAACGATCTTGTTTATGGGCGATTCCCACACAGCACATTATTACAATGCGGTGTGGAAACAATTTCCACAGGAATCTGTCTTAATGATTGTACAGACCTCCTGTTTACCCTTTTCGAGCGGTTATTTCTTGCAAGGTGAATGCAAGCAAAAATTCGATGCTATCCTTTCTTTTCTTAAAACAAATTCCACCATTAAGGAGGTCTATTTATCCGGCTATTGGGCCTACTTAATGTCAGGCGGTTTTGGTGAAACAGGAGAGCGTTGGCGTCATGCAAAAGCCATCGATAAAGAAGGAGCAAAAAGCTTTAAAGAAAATGGAAAACATTTCTTTGCACAAGTCCTTAAAACAAATAAAAAAATTATTTTTTTAAAAGATATCCCTGATCTCAATTTTAATATTAAATCTTGCTTCAAAATAAGGCCATTTCAATTATCTTCCAAAATTAGGGATGAGTGTTGGATCGATTTTGCCGACTACACCAAAAGGGTTGCTGATTATGACAAAATCATTGATGACCTGTTAGCAGATTTTCCGCAAGTTAAAATTTATGACCCACGCTCTTTACTCTGTAATAATCAAAAATGCATTGCCCGCGATGGTAAACTTCCCTTTTACTTTAATGGCGACCATTTAAATCATTACGGTGCTGAACTTGTTATTCGGGACATGTTAAACAAACAGCAATCTAAACTCGCCTGA
- a CDS encoding DUF6282 family protein, with amino-acid sequence MKALCDYQFIDIHYHASPDLYLRRHNALEAGSHYQALAGAVVLRSHLGSTSIQATLGQRQGLPVFPSVVLNSIAGGINYRVILQALAEYQPQIPSKLIVDFPTITGRKYQSKLTRQLSHENLTDHTLVSETLFDAKFKIKKEAIDILKMAADYPIVVSTGHAAKEEIDCLIDACIKHHVAALLLNQPANPLTNLQAMALKEITKHDFVWIEQTTLTYLLGHQTREDFIEVLSHLPRVIYSSDLGQTNQMDIKTWFDYSTALFDEISLTAARKEELWRKNALALLSC; translated from the coding sequence TTGAAAGCATTATGCGATTATCAATTCATTGATATTCATTATCACGCATCTCCCGATCTTTATCTCCGACGCCACAATGCATTAGAAGCAGGAAGTCATTACCAAGCGTTAGCAGGTGCCGTGGTGTTAAGAAGCCATTTAGGTTCGACTTCTATACAGGCCACACTTGGTCAAAGACAAGGGCTGCCGGTTTTTCCCTCTGTTGTTTTGAATTCTATTGCAGGAGGAATCAATTACCGGGTAATTCTGCAGGCACTTGCTGAATATCAGCCGCAAATACCATCAAAGCTCATTGTTGATTTTCCAACGATCACTGGCCGTAAATACCAATCTAAATTGACTCGCCAACTAAGTCATGAAAATTTAACTGACCACACCTTGGTGAGTGAGACACTTTTTGATGCGAAATTTAAAATTAAGAAAGAAGCAATAGACATTTTGAAAATGGCTGCTGATTATCCGATTGTCGTATCTACAGGTCATGCGGCAAAAGAGGAAATCGATTGTTTAATTGACGCTTGCATTAAACATCATGTAGCTGCTTTATTGCTAAACCAGCCTGCGAATCCTTTGACAAATTTACAAGCGATGGCGTTAAAGGAAATCACGAAACATGATTTTGTTTGGATTGAGCAAACGACGCTGACTTATTTGCTCGGGCACCAAACAAGAGAGGATTTTATCGAGGTGTTAAGCCATTTACCCAGAGTGATCTATAGTTCTGATTTAGGACAAACAAATCAAATGGATATTAAAACTTGGTTTGATTACTCAACGGCCTTATTTGATGAAATAAGTTTGACGGCCGCACGCAAAGAGGAGCTTTGGCGCAAGAACGCTTTAGCGCTTTTAAGTTGCTAA
- a CDS encoding RraA family protein, giving the protein MNQYQRLQALSTTEVSDALDACGVEGALLNIKPLLAGTKLIGPAYTIQYSLYEKKPNTFRGAADYIDSVPAKSVIVIDNKGRSDCTTWGDILTQVAIHKKIAGTIVHGAVRDAACIRAAKYPVYCAAVYMRSGKNRVYKSAEQCPLMVNGVTINPGDFILGDDDGVLVIPQHLVDEVISKAENIQATESKIITAVKAGSTLEQARKDYRYDQPWLNKRK; this is encoded by the coding sequence ATGAACCAATATCAGCGATTACAAGCATTAAGTACGACTGAAGTATCTGACGCATTGGATGCTTGCGGTGTGGAAGGGGCTTTACTCAATATCAAGCCGCTTCTCGCTGGCACTAAATTAATTGGCCCTGCTTATACAATCCAATATTCTCTATATGAGAAAAAACCTAATACATTTAGAGGGGCTGCGGATTACATTGATTCTGTCCCAGCAAAATCCGTGATTGTCATTGATAATAAAGGGCGAAGTGATTGCACAACTTGGGGGGATATTTTAACCCAAGTGGCTATTCATAAAAAAATAGCGGGTACCATCGTACATGGTGCAGTGAGAGATGCCGCTTGTATCCGTGCTGCGAAATACCCTGTGTATTGTGCTGCGGTTTATATGCGTTCGGGGAAAAATCGTGTTTATAAATCAGCGGAGCAATGCCCCTTAATGGTGAATGGTGTCACAATCAATCCGGGTGACTTTATTTTGGGCGATGACGATGGTGTTTTGGTTATCCCCCAACATTTAGTTGATGAGGTGATAAGCAAAGCAGAAAATATACAGGCCACTGAAAGCAAAATTATTACCGCGGTAAAGGCTGGCTCAACGTTAGAGCAGGCGCGCAAGGATTATCGCTATGACCAGCCTTGGCTCAACAAAAGGAAATAG
- a CDS encoding isocitrate/isopropylmalate dehydrogenase family protein, whose translation MIKIAVLPGDGIGADVTMAAIPVFKALDIPAELSFGDIGWTFWQKEGNPIPERTWALIKQADATLLGATTSKPEREAKAELAIELNHAKLHYVSPIIQLRQQLDLFANVRPCFNIKAEGPDFNFCVIRENTEGLYSGFDYYPLPAALQSLLQEKQAWQETPNNEISCSLRLQTKKGLTRIFRFAFDYAVRHKMTRVTLADKPNVLRQSGAFARELFESVASDYPHIKADILNVDAVGLWLVRRPEEFGVIVAENMFGDILSDVGAGVMGGLGFAPSANIGQHGGYFEPVHGSAPRIKAHRANPSAMFLTIGLLLNHFGYAKQADKVKRAVKQVIKERRFVSYDLGGQSTTEEMASAIIDYCLTI comes from the coding sequence TTGATAAAGATAGCAGTTTTGCCAGGGGATGGTATTGGCGCGGATGTGACAATGGCGGCAATACCTGTTTTTAAAGCACTTGATATCCCAGCGGAATTAAGCTTTGGTGATATTGGTTGGACATTTTGGCAAAAAGAAGGAAATCCAATACCAGAAAGGACGTGGGCGCTTATTAAACAAGCGGATGCAACACTACTTGGTGCAACAACGAGCAAGCCTGAACGAGAGGCCAAGGCTGAATTAGCCATCGAATTAAATCATGCGAAGTTGCATTATGTCTCTCCGATCATACAACTGAGACAGCAATTGGATTTATTCGCAAATGTTAGGCCTTGTTTTAATATAAAAGCGGAAGGTCCAGATTTTAATTTTTGTGTAATCAGGGAAAACACAGAAGGACTATACTCCGGATTTGATTATTATCCCCTTCCCGCAGCGCTTCAAAGTCTGTTACAGGAAAAGCAAGCTTGGCAAGAGACGCCAAATAATGAGATTAGTTGCAGCTTACGCTTGCAAACTAAAAAAGGGTTAACCCGCATTTTTAGGTTCGCTTTCGATTATGCAGTTCGTCATAAGATGACGCGTGTTACTTTAGCGGATAAGCCGAATGTGCTGCGTCAAAGCGGTGCTTTCGCGCGTGAACTGTTTGAATCGGTGGCTAGTGATTATCCTCATATTAAAGCAGATATTTTAAATGTTGATGCAGTAGGGTTATGGTTAGTGAGGCGCCCGGAGGAGTTCGGTGTCATTGTTGCCGAAAATATGTTCGGTGACATTTTGTCCGATGTTGGCGCTGGGGTAATGGGTGGCCTTGGGTTTGCTCCAAGTGCTAACATAGGTCAACACGGTGGTTATTTTGAACCAGTTCATGGGAGTGCCCCGCGAATCAAAGCCCACCGCGCTAATCCAAGTGCAATGTTCCTAACGATTGGTCTTTTGTTGAACCATTTTGGTTATGCAAAACAAGCGGACAAAGTAAAACGGGCAGTAAAGCAAGTAATAAAAGAACGCCGTTTTGTTAGCTATGATCTGGGTGGCCAAAGTACAACTGAAGAGATGGCAAGCGCAATTATTGATTATTGCCTAACAATATAG
- a CDS encoding 4-hydroxy-2-oxovalerate aldolase, which yields MDIIKVLDASLRDGGHRTNFHFNDKDLEEILKLLDQSGLEYIEIGYRNGSLHPIENLGRAGLCEKEYLLFCRSLIKNAKIAVMAHPENVKKRDLEELKACGITLLRICIAKGQVESAYPVLSWAKELDLETSANLIHMSYYKENELDQAVEVLSCHNPNMIYFADSNGSMLPSRIQAIYKKYTKQYPIPFGFHAHDNLGLAQANALAALSHGAQYIDVSLAGMGKGIGNLKTEFFIAYLHAIDIKKYKLPEILAAANYVRSALGIGHEGIEMDEFIRGISDFSTADLKIYKETL from the coding sequence ATGGATATAATCAAAGTTTTAGATGCATCATTAAGAGATGGTGGCCATCGAACGAATTTTCATTTTAATGACAAGGACTTAGAAGAAATCTTAAAGTTGCTTGATCAATCAGGTCTTGAATACATTGAAATAGGTTATCGCAACGGTTCTTTGCATCCGATTGAAAATTTAGGCAGGGCTGGACTTTGTGAAAAAGAGTACCTTCTTTTTTGTCGGTCATTAATAAAAAATGCAAAGATTGCAGTCATGGCACACCCTGAAAATGTTAAAAAGCGTGATCTTGAAGAATTAAAAGCGTGCGGAATTACGCTGCTGAGAATTTGCATTGCTAAGGGCCAGGTAGAGTCGGCATATCCTGTTCTTTCTTGGGCGAAGGAGTTAGATTTAGAAACGTCAGCCAATTTAATTCACATGTCTTATTATAAGGAAAATGAATTAGATCAGGCGGTCGAGGTTCTTTCTTGTCATAATCCTAATATGATTTATTTCGCAGATTCAAATGGCAGCATGCTGCCTTCAAGAATACAAGCGATTTATAAAAAATACACTAAACAGTATCCTATTCCTTTTGGATTTCATGCTCATGACAATTTAGGGTTGGCGCAAGCAAATGCTTTAGCTGCTTTGAGTCACGGTGCTCAGTATATCGATGTGTCGCTTGCAGGGATGGGCAAAGGGATAGGTAACCTCAAAACGGAGTTTTTTATCGCTTATTTGCATGCAATAGACATAAAGAAATATAAATTACCAGAAATTTTAGCCGCAGCAAATTACGTCCGCAGCGCCCTAGGGATTGGTCATGAGGGCATTGAGATGGATGAGTTTATTAGAGGGATTTCTGACTTCTCAACAGCGGATCTTAAAATCTATAAAGAAACGTTATAA
- a CDS encoding UDP-N-acetylmuramyl peptide synthase, whose translation MNKVLERGGIPVPKATVLHANEFEKGELESRIADLTFPLVAKPTKNGYRGRDVLCNIQNIGQLKRYLENTFPFYEYLSIEEFHAGLKSYRVLVFNQRVIGVVRRYPAHVVGDGKHTIEQLVKRTNAQRAKLNNALGNIVIDEECYIKLNELKLGVDYIPSKDERVSLAYTCNATRGGTFKSLGKQICKENSKLLIRAATILNLDLVGIDVECEDINVPIEESKGVIIEMNVNPSIRIHEIPMSGIPIRVTKKIMRSLIYRHPLSYLHVLYTNKKVNFYTKSIFFVIFLGLLYELFIYFG comes from the coding sequence ATGAATAAAGTGCTAGAAAGAGGAGGAATTCCGGTCCCTAAAGCAACTGTATTGCATGCAAATGAATTTGAAAAAGGTGAGCTTGAGTCAAGAATAGCAGATCTGACCTTCCCTTTAGTTGCAAAGCCCACAAAGAATGGTTACCGAGGCCGTGATGTCCTATGTAATATTCAAAACATCGGGCAATTAAAACGATATCTAGAGAATACTTTCCCATTTTATGAATACCTAAGCATAGAAGAGTTTCACGCTGGGTTAAAGTCTTATCGGGTGCTTGTCTTTAATCAGCGGGTAATTGGAGTCGTCCGCAGATATCCTGCCCATGTGGTTGGTGATGGTAAACACACGATAGAACAATTGGTTAAACGTACCAATGCGCAGCGTGCAAAGCTGAATAATGCCTTGGGAAATATTGTGATCGATGAGGAATGCTATATCAAATTAAATGAATTGAAATTAGGAGTAGATTATATTCCTTCTAAAGACGAGCGAGTCTCTTTAGCTTATACTTGCAACGCGACAAGAGGGGGTACTTTTAAATCGCTTGGAAAGCAAATCTGTAAAGAAAATAGTAAGTTGCTCATCCGCGCTGCAACGATATTAAATTTAGATCTAGTTGGTATTGATGTCGAATGCGAAGATATTAATGTTCCAATTGAAGAATCAAAAGGCGTCATTATTGAGATGAATGTTAATCCTAGTATCAGAATTCATGAAATTCCAATGAGCGGCATTCCTATTCGCGTGACGAAAAAGATCATGCGTAGCCTTATATATCGCCATCCTCTTTCTTACCTGCATGTGCTATATACTAATAAGAAGGTTAATTTTTATACAAAAAGTATTTTTTTTGTAATATTTTTGGGCCTTCTCTATGAATTATTTATCTACTTTGGCTAA